In the genome of Paenibacillus sp. GP183, the window CCGACAGCCGATACGTTCGTCGCCGCTTATTCCGTGAAGGATTTCGGGGCATCCGGCGACGGCGTCACCGACGTCACCAGCATTTTTCAAAAGCTGCTGGATGCGCTGGGCCGTTTGGGGGGCGGAACGCTGTTCGTGCCGGAAGGGCGCTACGCCATCCATGGAACGCTGCTCATTCCGAAGGGAGTCACGCTGCGCGGCGAGTGGAGCAAGCCGGTCAAGGGGGAAGCCGTAAAAGGCACCATCTTGATGGCATACGCCGGCAGGGGCGATGAGGAAGGTACGCCATTCATTACGATGGAGCCTTCATCGGCTGTCCGCGATCTCGCTTTCTGGTATCCCGAGCAGTTGCCGGATCAAATCACTCCGTATCCACCGACAATCATGTTCGGCAGACCCCATTATTTCGGCAACGATTTTTGCAATGCGAAGAACATTACGTTCGTCAACTCGTATACCGGAATCATGATTTCCCGAGTGAACGGCGGGTCGAGCCCGGTCCTGAACGAGATTTACGGAACCCCTTTATCGCGAGGGGTCGAGATCGACAATATCGCAGATGTCGGACGTCTGGAGCATATTAGCTTTTCGCCGGACTATTGGCCAGGCTCGGGGTTGCCCGGCGCCCCAGCGGCCGACGGCGCATTCAAACAGTGGATCTTCAATCATGGCACGGGCATCGTCATGAGGCGCAACGATTGGTCGTATACGAGCTATGTATCCATCGAAGGATACATGACGGGATTCCACGTAGCCCCTTCGATAGCCAGACCGGGCTCGAAACCGAACGGCCAAAATTACGCGTTGGATTTCAATATTTGCAAGACGGCCATCTACTTCGAAGCGGTCAGCACCGCTGGAATCATGTTCACTCAGGTTCATATTGCGGGCGCAGAAAACGGAGTTCTGGTCGGTCCCGGAGCCGTGGGAGCGATTCAATTAGACGCGTTCGATATCCAAGCGACGGACCATGCGATCGTGGCCGATCCGTCCTCAAAGTCGCAGGTTTTTATCAATCAAAGCACAATCAGGCAGGGCATGGTCGATATCGAGGGCGGCACCTTGGACGCGTTGGATTCGGATTTCGACAACGCGGCGCCGCAAATCCGTTTGGGCCCGGAAGCGAGAGGGATTATTGCCGGTAATCGGTTCAAGAAACCGGTTCAAATCGACAATAGTTCCCGCTATATATCGGCTATTAATCATACGGCGACCCAAGCGAAAAAGCTGCCCGCCTTTCCCGAGATGAAAGTACGGACGCACAAACCGCAGCGAATGGCGATGTATGTCGCGACCGGAGCGCCGTTTTACGCCAAAAACGACGGGTCCGCCGACAATACGGCAGCCCTGCAGGCAGCGCTCGACCAAGCGGGTTCGGACGGCGGGGGCATCGTGTTCCTTCCTCCGGGCAAATATAAAGTCCTCGGCCATCTCAAAGTTCCGACAGGAGTCGAATTAAAAGGCGCGGTTGACAACAGCACGGTTCCGACCGGTGTCGGTAGCATCATCGAAGTCTATGCCGATAAAGGAAAACCGTCGGAGAGTCCGTTCCTGAAGCTTTCCGCCGGAAGCGGCCTTCGCGGAATAACGTTCGATTACCCGGAGCAAGCGGCGGACCTGCTCCCCAATCCGGCCGCTTATCCCTACCTGATTCAAGTGAAGGGCAGCGACGTTTATATCGCGAACGTCGGCATGCGCGCCGCATACAACGGCATCGATATGTTCACTTATCGGACCGACCAACACGATCTGGATTTCGTGACCGGACACGCGTTTCATAACGGGATCAAGGTTGGCGGCGGTTCGACAGGCGGCATAATCAGCAATCTTCACTTTAATCCGATTGTGTATGCCAACGGCAGCGAATCGAAATTCGGGGGCTGGCCGAACTCGCCGAAGAAGGACAATAAGCCAGTATACGATTACGGGTACAATAACCTGGATTTTCTGGTGCTGGGCGATGTCCGGAACGAGATTCTCTACAACGATTTCCATTACGGCTCCGCACGCGGTGTCGTGTTTGAACGGGAAAATGGAACCGGTCCCTCGGGGATCAGCCTCGGACTCGGCGTAGACGGTGCCAAGCAGTCCATGGACATCGAAGCGACAGGAGCAGGAGGATTCGATTTCATCAATTCCCAGATCGTCTCGATCGGCGGGGGGCCGGACACGAGATATATCAAGACGGGTCCGAACTTTCAGGAAGAGGTGTCCTTTTACAGCTCGGACTATTGGGGAGGCCCGGCTTACGGTGTAGACCTGCAGAACGGCAAGATCAACTTCCGGCTTGCTCATTTCCGTAACCCGGGGCTGGAAGGCTTTGCTGTGTTGGATAAAGGCTCACTCAGTCTGGAGAGCTCCAGCTTAGGTAAGACAAAGGCGCTCTTAAACAGCGGAGCGGAACCGCGATTGTCCGTCAGGTCGTCGATTGCGGATGCGGTGGGGATCGACTGGAAGAATACGGCCTTGTGGCAGTATAACCTGACAAACTATGCCATCAGTGATATTTCTGGACACTGGGCGGAAGCGAATATCAATCAAGCGGTAAGCACCGAAATCGTCAGCGGCTATCCGGACGGCACGTTCAAGCCGGATCAAACCGTAAACCGGGCAGAATTTGCAGTCATGCTGATGAATGCGCTTGGACCGCATGGAGATGGCGCGGCACGGACGTTCACTGATAAGGCGAAAATCGGCTCCTGGGCGCAGAAATCGGTCGCGCAGGCCGTGTATGCAGGTATTATAAGTGGCTATGAGGACGGCACGTTCCGTCCGGATACCGAAATCACACGCCCGGAAATGGCTGTGATGATCGCGAGGGCCTTGGGCCAATCTAGCGCAGCGGCTTCGGCAACGGGCTTTGCGGACGATAAGGACATTCCGGACTGGGCGAAAGGCGCAGTGGCAGCCATGAAAAAGCAGGGCATTATCGATGGCAAAGGCGCGAACCAATTTGCTTCTGGCGATCAAACGACAAGAGCAGAGGCAGTAACCGTGCTACTGAAAATGCAGGAGCACAAGGGCAAGTAAATGAAACTCTCACAAGGCTCCCTTGCTGCATTAGGGCAGCCCCTTATTTTTCTTCCTCGCATCCCATCCCACATCGTTTTGTTGGAGAATGTGCAATCGATCAAGACAAGCGAGGGGATACGGGCGGAGGATGGAACGTCGGCCAGATCGTCGCGGGAGAGTGGCTGGAATGGCAAGAAATACCGCTGCAGGGCACTGTAACGATGAAGGTGCGAGTGGCGACACCCAACAGTGGGAAGCGGATGCGATTTGTTATCGACGGTGCAGCTGGCCCGACAGTCACGCTGCCTAACACAGGTGGCTGGCAGACTTACCAAACGGTTAACGCTGGCACATTCAGTTTTCCAAACGGAACATATCATACAGTTCGAATTGAAATGATCGACGGCGATTTCAATTTGAATTATTGGACGAATTGATTAGAGGTGGGGTGGGTTTTTTCTGATTGTTTGGGCTACTAATAAAAAGGGTTCAAGTGCTTTGTGGGTTCCAAACTGAGGTAAACTGCTCCAATAACGAATAACTATAGCTCAATGAACCACAGGTAGGCTGCCGCGAAGCTGATCGGCAGCCTTCGCTGCGCTCCCATGAAAATTAAATCTGCAGTCACTGAAAAAGACAATAGTAAATAAGACGCAGCTCATTCATTTTTTAAAAGGGTGCAGCGCCCGAGAATAAAGAATATTGGTATCTTAGGAGGCTTCTGTAATTGTCACGGTATAACCTAAGTTTTCTAACCGTCGAACTGCGTACTTTACAATAGATTGTTGCTTCTGTTTGTCAAAGTAATTTTCACCTAAGTCTACATACATTTCCTTACGAGTTAAGAGATAGAAGGCAATTCTTAACATAGCATGGGCCACATTTATTGCCGCTCGTTTTTTTCCTTTTCGTGCTGCTATTGGCAATCCATTCCGAATCCTTGACATCTGTTTTACGTCCAGGTAGTGCTTTCATATGCTGAGCATTCACCACTAAAAATTCAATGCCTTCAGCTTCAAGTAAATTAACAATAGGCTTCCAAAATACTCCTGTGCTTTCCATAGCAACGTGAGTACATTCATGTTGTTTAATCCAATCAATCAATTGTAATAGAAACACAGTTTTAGTTGAAAACGTTTGAATCTCCTTTCCCTCAGACGTTAGAATACATGCCGTAATGTTATCCTTATGAATATCCATACCGCATGCTCGTTCAATGACAACTTCCATCTTAAGAACATCCTCTCTATGGCTAAATCAGAGTAGAGGCTGGTGCAACAATCAGAGTAGGATTAATCTCCCATGAGTGCTTCCCAAAAGGGAGCGACAATCTGTGATGCACGTGGTCGTTGGAGTCAGACTAACGGATGGGCTCTAAGGCACCATAGCGGATCGACCTTCCTCTCCCAGCCATAGTAGCAGTATTGACGGATTCTTCGACACATTTTCATCATCTGTGGTGCGGCGCTTGCGCTGCATGTATGGCTAACGGGCAGTTATGCGAAAGATGTAATTGCAAATCCACAGACAGTATTCTCCAAAAAAATGGATACGATTGTTATATTGTAGGCTATTATACATTGTTGTTTTTCGTACATTTTATCGAAAAAGATAAAAGGGAAATTTCGACTATTTCAGGAATATAAATAACCAATTGACAATTTGGGGGTTGGCAAAATCGATTAACGGAAAACAATAGCTCAATAAAGGACTTCTGTAATTAGGGGGGATAAAATGTTTGGTATTCTAATTTGTGTATTTGGTTTTATAATTGGTTCACTTATTTTGTTCTGGATCATCCGTAGTGCAATTAATGATTCCAATCTTAACACTCATTTACAAGAGTTAAAGAACGAACTTGTAGAATTAAAACAAGAATTGAAATCATTAAAAAAATAATGAGGTAAGGGACGTTCTGATACTGGATCAGTGCGCCGATTTTTCTTTATCTAAACGATAATTAAGCTAACGGAGAACGATAGTTGAATAACAGAAATAAGCAGGCCAAGACTGTATTGTTCCAGTTTTGGACTGCTTTTTGTGATGCTCCCTCAAGAATACATTGAATACATGTAAACAATGTGCAGATCATTATATTTCAATGGGTTTTCACACGCTCGTTTAGATAACGTTAATTTGTTGGCGGTACCCCATGCCCATCAAGTTAAAATTTTCGAATACCCCCAAAACGAAAAAAAAGCCATCCTTTATTTACAAAAAGAATAGCTTTTTTTCGTTTTGGGGGTGTATTAATTTCTTAGCTTGATGGCTATGGGGTATCTGCATGTGGACGGCTATCCAGGCTACCACAAAGTCGCTGGTGTTACACTAGTCGGATGCTGGGCACATGCCCGGCGCAAATATGACGAAGCGTTAAAAGCGTCGCCGGAGAAGAAGGGGCAATCGGACACGGCGGCGGGTCAGGGGCTGACGTATTGCAATGCGCTCTTCGCCATTGAACGCGACTTGAAGGATGCCACGCCGGAAGAACGGCATGCCGTAAGGCAAGAACGAAGCCTTCCGGTATTGGAGGCTTATTCGAAATGGCTCCATCAGCAGCGATCGCGAACGCTGCCGAAAAGTTTAGTTGGACAAGCGATCGCCTACAGTTTGAATCAGTGGGAGAAGCTCACCGCTTTTCTGAAGGATGGAAGGCTTGAGATCGATAACAATCGCAGCGAGAGGTCGATCAAGCCGTTTGTCATTGGGAGAAAAAACTGGCTGTTTGCTAACACGCCAAGAGGCGCGAAGGCCAGTGCAGCGATCTACAGTATCATCGAGACGGCGAAGGAAAATGGACTGCATCCGTTTAAGTACCTCATGCATCTTTTCGAGAAATTGCCGCAGCTCGAGGATCCCCGTGATCCGAAGTCGCTGGAGCCGTTTTTGCCTTGGTCATCGTCTATTCCACTGATGTGCCGTGTCTTTACTTCGTGATAAGTCTATAACAGCCCCAGTACAATGATAGGCCTGGGGCTATTGACGTTTACTTTGAAACTGACCACATGCGAGTGTAACAACTCCATGTGGTTTTCATTTTGGTTAAAGAAAAATCGCCTTGGAGAACGATCAAAGAATCATTTGAATAAGACAACGAAAAAGCCCATCCTCGCGGCGGATGAGCTTTTTTTATTTTCCCAATAACCGTCCCACCGTTCCGTTAAGACGCGGCCGGTTTGATGATGATCTTGTTAAAGTTGTTGGCGAAAAAGTGGACGAAGGCCATCGTTTCGGCCATGGCGCCCATGGCGTTGCTCGTGGACGTCAGCAGCGCGACCGTTTGCTGGCCGTTCGTGGCGTACGCGGTAAATTTGGAGTTCGCGGGCAAGCCCCGAACGTCGACGATGATTTCGTCGATGCCCGGCATTGCGCGTACCTGGGCATGTCCGGCTCCCGTCGTGCCCTGCACGTCAAGGGTGAGGTACACGTTTTTCTGATTCAGGCCTTGCGAGCTGAGCCCCGTGCTGCTGCCGGGATCGGGGCGGGCGACGTAGACGAGCGCCATCGGGGATTGCCCGATCGGCAACGTATGGATGACTTTCATCGTTTTCGTGTCGATGACGTCCATCGCGTCGGCATATTGCAATGCGACGTAAATGCGGGTGTTGTCCGGACTCGGCCAAATGCCATGCGGACCCCCGCCGGAGTTGTTGATGCGCGTCACGAGCGTCGGCGGGCCGCCGTTTGGCGAACGACGGTAAACGAGCGTCTGGTTCAAGTCGCCGACCGTAACGTACGCATAATTAATGCCGTTAACCGTGACGAAGTTCGGATGATTGGTTCGCGGCCCCGTGTCCATTACGGCTTCGACTTTGAACGTTTTGGCGTTTACGACCGTAGTCGTTTTGCCGTTGATCGGCATGCCGAGCCAAATTTCCTTGCCGTCCGGGGAAACGGCCATGTCCGAGGATCCGCCGGCGTCGGTCGGAATCGCGACGTGCTGAATGATCCGGCGTTTGGCCACGTCGACGACGTCGAGCGCGTCGGCGCGCAAGTGGTTGACATAGGCTAGCTTGCCATCCGGGCTGAACAAGATTTTCGAAGGCCCGTCCTCCGATACGATGTGATCGACGACGCGATTTTGACGCCAATCGACGATTGCAATGGTGTCCATGCCGCGTTCCGCAACCCACAGTTCGCGTCCGTCGGGGGAGAAAAAGCCTTCATGCGGCGCTCTCCCCAAGTAAACGGTGCTCAAAATTTTGTTCGTGGCGGTATCGAAAACGTACACGGAGTTGGTTGTCACGTTGATGACGCAGAGGTAGCGTCCGTCGCGGGAAAACCCGAGGCCGTGAACGTTGATTTCGCCGTGATACATCGCGCCCAGAACATCCATGGTCGTGTCCATACGAACGCTGCCGAGCGGAATCGTGCCGAGCACCGTGTTCGTTTTCGGATTTACGACGGTGACCGTGTTGGAGTCTTGGTCGGCGGTGTACACGCGGTCGTTATCCGAGATGGGCTGCGCGCCCGGCAGCGCCGGGGCTTGGATCGGCGCTTTTTTCGGATAGGCGGCGGCTGAAGACGCCGCACCGAAGCTAATCGCGATCGTCAACGTGAGCGCAAATGCTTTGCGGGTGAAAATCATGCGTAAATCCCCCTACTTTTGCGGCGGTTTGTTTTTTTGAATGGGCGAATAGACTGTAGATATTGATAAGCTTTCCAAGACAGAAGCGCGTTATGCAAATATTAACAGCACCCCTCGTGCGGGCTTTTCGTTGGCTTGCATCATGCGGGCGCGTTGAGTCCAACATCGTACAAGGAAACCGCGGGCCGCAAGCTGAAAACGTCGTGAAGCGGTAAGGAACGCCAATATACCTCGAACGTCATCGTTCGGGGCATATTTTATCCGGACCGAGGAATCAAGCGGAAAGGAAGGGCCGGTTTATGTATCACTCGAAAAAAAAAGACCGCTGAAAGAAATCGATCAAACTGAGCCCGCATAAAAAAATCCCACCCTGACCATCCGGTCAAAGGTGGGATCGCATCAATCGTCAGCCGTCGATGCCGTTTAAATACCGTTCGACGTCGCTCGCGGCCATGCAACCGGAGCCTACGGCGCTGGCAATTTGGCCGTAGCGGGCGTCCTGCACGTCGCCGCAGGCGAAGATGCCGTCGATTTCCGTTTCCGTCGTGCCGGGCTTGACCAGCAAATGGCCTCGCTTGCTGACGGGAAGCTGCCCTTCGAGGAACGCCGTGTTCGGCGTGCTTCCGATCACGACGTATATACGTTCCGCCGGAATCGTTTCTTCCGCGCCTGTACGGTGGTTTTGCACCTTCAGGCCCGCGACGCGCCCCTCGTCGTTCAATACTTCAAGCGGCGTCGCGTCCAGCATCCATTTGATTTTGCCGGATTGCTGGGCGCGGTCTTGCATGCCTTTGGAAGCCCGAAGCTCGCTTCGGCGATGAACAATCGTCACCTCGGTGGCGTAACGGGTCAAATACAGCGCATCTTCGAGCGCGGAATCGCCGCCGACGACGACGATGACTTTTTTATCGGTCGCGTAATAGCTGCTGCAAGTGGCGCAAGTGCTTACGCCGCGCCCGAAGTTTGCTTCTTCGCCGGGAATGCCCAGCGTTTTGAAGGAAGCGCCGGTCGCGATCACGATCGATTCAGCTTCAATTGAATCGTGGCCCTCGATATGAATGCGGAGCCGAAGTTGAACGGGGCGAACTTGTTGCTCTTCCATGGCAAATTCCGGACTTGCACGTGTATACACAGATGTTATGGCATAAAGACAAGTGGCTTTCACCAATCATATTATCTTTCATAGAAGCAGCAAGGGAAGTTATCGCTATAGAGGAGGAGAATAAAACCGTTTAGCCTATTCAGCGATAGGAAAACACCTATTCACCTGCGGGCTATTTGACCCTCGATCCGCAACTGTTGGAGGACAAGAACATGTATCGTTAACCGAAAAGGACAAGAACATACGATTAAGCTAACGGAAACGATTGTACAGTAACGGTGCTGCGGCAGCCCGAAACCTGTGAACCACGGATAGCAATAAAGCCGGTTATCCTTATCGTGGTGAAAACCGGCTGTTTTTGTGTCCAAATCCCCTTAACGTTGTAAATCCGCGGTAATCCAAAGATGAGTCGCGGTTAATGCCGCGGCTTTTTTTCTTCTCGATTATCGACAAATGTTTTGATGAAATACAATAAAGATATGTCAAAAGTATTACAAATTGACCGAAAAAAAATAAATAATAGTATCAATGAACACAGACAATCTAGTTAAAATTAAAGATTTGCTGAACTAACGGAAATGTTCAATAAAAATAACGCAGGGCTACCGAACGAATGGGTAGCCCTGTTACATTAAAGCATGAACAAAAAGTACCTAAGTTGAAGCAAGGCCGCCCGCCATAAGGCGGTCCATAGTGGTGCAAAGCGCCGCCAACGCGATTGCTTGATCTTACGCTTACGGAAAGTCTCACTCGTAAACATTAAAGTAAAGGCAGACCGCAATTGCGGTGTGTTTTTCATATCAACGGGCAGAATACTTCAATAAAGAGATCAGATGCATTCAGCAATCTATAAGAAATTAAAGCAGAATGAATATGTTAAAATAAATAAAAAATTATCAGAAAATTGGAGGAATAATTATGACAAAGACAAATCAAAACATCGTTCCGCATTTATGGTATGACAAGGAGGCGAATGAAGCTGCAGAGTTTTATGCTTCCATATTCCCGGACTCAAAAATTACGAATATAACAACACTCCACGACACACCATCAGGTGACTCCGATGTAGTCTCTTTTGAGTTGTGGGGGCAGAAGTTCATGGCAATCAGCGCAGGGCCTTTGTTTAAGTTCAATCCGTCGGTGTCTTTCATAGTTAATTTTGACCCATCGCGAGAAAAAGACGCGAGAGAAAAAATAAATGAGGTTTGGAACAAATTGTCCGAAGGTGGCACAGCGTTAATGCCACTTGATAAGTATCCGTTCAGTGAAAGGTATGGCTGGATTCAGGATAAGTATGGTTTGTCGTGGCAGTTAATCTTTACCAATACAGAAGGTGAAGAGCGGCCTACGATAGTGCCGTCGCTAATGTTTGTCGGTGATAAATGCGGCAAAGCGGAAGAGGCGATTAATTTTTATTTATCCGTATTTAAGAACTCAAAGCAGGGCCTTATTGCCCGCTACCCTCAAGGCATGGAACCTGACAAAGAAGGAACAATCATGTTTTCTGATTTCATGCTTGAGAATCAGTGGTTTGCTGCAATGGACAGCGCGAGAGAGCATAAATTCAGTTTCAACGAGGCAATCTCATTTATGGTATATTGCGACAAACAAAAAGAGATTGATTACTACTGGGATAAGCTCACTGCGGTTCCTGATGCCGAGCAATGCGGCTGGCTGAAAGATAAGTATGGACTGTCCTGGCAAATTGTACCGAGAGAGATGAACGAGACTATGAGCAAGGGTACACCGGAGCAAATTGCGCGCGTAACTAAGGCATTTCTTAAAATGAAGAAATTTGATCTTGCGGAGTTAGAGAAAGCATACAAAGGATAATGAAAATACAGCCCGCGACTTGGTTGCATGGAAGCCCTGACTTAAGTAAAACTAAATTTTCCATTGATAAAAGAGATCTTTACATCAAAATGTTGTTGAACTATCGTGTACTATAGTAATAAAAGCATGAAATGTATTTAAAGAATTTAGGAGGCATTAGTGATGCTAAGATGCTCATGGTGTATGAAAAAAATCAAAGAAGATAAACCCTGCTACGGTTTAAATGTCAAGTTTGCTTCGGGGGTTGATTTTGACGAGAAAGATGGAAAGATAATATCCTTACATTTAAAAACTAGAAATACAAGTGTTCCTTTAATAGTTGTGGCCGAAGATTCAGAAGCAAAAAGAAATGGACAGGATGGGATCTTTGCAATTTGTAGTGAGAACTGTGGGACTAAGATGAAAGCAACAATTACAAAAGAATTAGAGCTATTTTCAGGTGAAAGCAGTATGATACGTTTATAAAAAACCTTTCAATGTGATTTAGCTATTTATAATCAGAACTTGCTGTAAAATCGGGAACTCTTTATAAGAGTAATAATTAAATAATTACTTTGGTCTGGTTCAAGCGACTCTAAACATTAAACTAACAGATCGATAATTGAACAAACAACACAGATAGGCTGCCGCAAATTAATCCGGTAGCCTATTCAGCTAACGGGCAGGATTTTTGAATGACTTTCACGAATATCCTGAATTCATGCTATATATTAATAATTAAAACCGATAAGTGAGGGGATTTCATGGAGAAGAACTTTATTGATTTAAGTCATACCATTGAAGATGGATTAATTACTTATAAGGGCCTCCCTGCTGAGGGACGCATTCCTGCAGCTGATTCCACCCCTCTCATATAATTCAGAAAAGACGCTAACCCATCAAGATCATGATTAAACCTAAAGATCTTCCCATGAGGTACTCCACGGTCTAAAAAAGCTTGTGCATGGCTCTCTCCCTTTGATACATCCAAACCAATGACTGGATTCATGACATCACTCCTGTAGTATTTTCACCGGCAACCCCTAACCTTTTTGTCTTCCACACTATCGCATGTGATACGGGATTCATATCCCAACCAGCCTAACCATGGTTTAACAAGTAGGGGGGATGAACTGAATAGCTCTCGGGATCCAAGTCCCACGGGCAGAAACGTTCGATCCCCGGCTACCGCTATCTTACGACCTTACAAAAAAGAGGTCGACCAGAAAGATCTGGTGACCTCATAATACGAACGGGCAGGATAGTTTAAAAAGGGTCACAAAAATAAACTTTTTCATTTGAAGGATAAATTAGTTTTTCTAGAGTATTTTATTAGAAACATTTTTTGCTCATTCAAGAACTAACCAAAGGGGAAGGTTTGTTTGATAAAACTAATAAAGTATGATGATCTTGCATTATTTAAGAAAGATGTGATCTCTTTCTTAGAACAATATGAAGCTGAAAACAATTTAGTATTAGGTGTCTTGCAATCTTTAAGTGAAAAAGATGAAAGTCCTCTTTTTATGGCTACTGCAATAAAAGACAACGAGATAGGGTTGGTCTTACTACAAACACATCCTCGTGAAATAATCTTATCAAAATCTGTTTCTTTTACATCTAAGGAAATACACGTTATAGGAGAAAAGTTGAATAACACAATTCGAGAAATACCTGGATTTATAGGTGAAAAGAAATTAACTACTGAACTAGCTATGTATATTTCGAACGTAAAAGGGATTCAAGCAAGTGTTTTTATGGACCAAAAAATTTATAAACTAGAAAAAGTCGAGAAAAAAACAAATACAAATGGAAAGCTTCGGAGAATTATAGAAAAGGATCATCACACAATAAAAGAGTGGGTGTATCAGTTTTGTAATGAAACTAACCAATCTATAAGTATAGAAGAAGCAGATAGTAAAGCTAAAGTAATGATTAATAAAGGAAACTTAGTTGCGTGGGAAGTGAACGGAGAATTGGTTTCCATGGCTTATGCTACACGTCCAACCCAAAATAATATTACAATCAGCTATGTTTACACCCCGATTAGCGAAAGAAAAAAGGGATATGCCTCTGATTGTGTTTCAGCTTTCACTCAATTCTTGTTAGATCGTGGTTATAAAAC includes:
- a CDS encoding S-layer homology domain-containing protein: MIRSALVRLILLVLLAAPASAGFVLPAKASGADPAPNWRLIEPAYPTADTFVAAYSVKDFGASGDGVTDVTSIFQKLLDALGRLGGGTLFVPEGRYAIHGTLLIPKGVTLRGEWSKPVKGEAVKGTILMAYAGRGDEEGTPFITMEPSSAVRDLAFWYPEQLPDQITPYPPTIMFGRPHYFGNDFCNAKNITFVNSYTGIMISRVNGGSSPVLNEIYGTPLSRGVEIDNIADVGRLEHISFSPDYWPGSGLPGAPAADGAFKQWIFNHGTGIVMRRNDWSYTSYVSIEGYMTGFHVAPSIARPGSKPNGQNYALDFNICKTAIYFEAVSTAGIMFTQVHIAGAENGVLVGPGAVGAIQLDAFDIQATDHAIVADPSSKSQVFINQSTIRQGMVDIEGGTLDALDSDFDNAAPQIRLGPEARGIIAGNRFKKPVQIDNSSRYISAINHTATQAKKLPAFPEMKVRTHKPQRMAMYVATGAPFYAKNDGSADNTAALQAALDQAGSDGGGIVFLPPGKYKVLGHLKVPTGVELKGAVDNSTVPTGVGSIIEVYADKGKPSESPFLKLSAGSGLRGITFDYPEQAADLLPNPAAYPYLIQVKGSDVYIANVGMRAAYNGIDMFTYRTDQHDLDFVTGHAFHNGIKVGGGSTGGIISNLHFNPIVYANGSESKFGGWPNSPKKDNKPVYDYGYNNLDFLVLGDVRNEILYNDFHYGSARGVVFERENGTGPSGISLGLGVDGAKQSMDIEATGAGGFDFINSQIVSIGGGPDTRYIKTGPNFQEEVSFYSSDYWGGPAYGVDLQNGKINFRLAHFRNPGLEGFAVLDKGSLSLESSSLGKTKALLNSGAEPRLSVRSSIADAVGIDWKNTALWQYNLTNYAISDISGHWAEANINQAVSTEIVSGYPDGTFKPDQTVNRAEFAVMLMNALGPHGDGAARTFTDKAKIGSWAQKSVAQAVYAGIISGYEDGTFRPDTEITRPEMAVMIARALGQSSAAASATGFADDKDIPDWAKGAVAAMKKQGIIDGKGANQFASGDQTTRAEAVTVLLKMQEHKGK
- a CDS encoding carbohydrate-binding domain-containing protein; this translates as MVAGEWLEWQEIPLQGTVTMKVRVATPNSGKRMRFVIDGAAGPTVTLPNTGGWQTYQTVNAGTFSFPNGTYHTVRIEMIDGDFNLNYWTN
- a CDS encoding beta-propeller fold lactonase family protein is translated as MIFTRKAFALTLTIAISFGAASSAAAYPKKAPIQAPALPGAQPISDNDRVYTADQDSNTVTVVNPKTNTVLGTIPLGSVRMDTTMDVLGAMYHGEINVHGLGFSRDGRYLCVINVTTNSVYVFDTATNKILSTVYLGRAPHEGFFSPDGRELWVAERGMDTIAIVDWRQNRVVDHIVSEDGPSKILFSPDGKLAYVNHLRADALDVVDVAKRRIIQHVAIPTDAGGSSDMAVSPDGKEIWLGMPINGKTTTVVNAKTFKVEAVMDTGPRTNHPNFVTVNGINYAYVTVGDLNQTLVYRRSPNGGPPTLVTRINNSGGGPHGIWPSPDNTRIYVALQYADAMDVIDTKTMKVIHTLPIGQSPMALVYVARPDPGSSTGLSSQGLNQKNVYLTLDVQGTTGAGHAQVRAMPGIDEIIVDVRGLPANSKFTAYATNGQQTVALLTSTSNAMGAMAETMAFVHFFANNFNKIIIKPAAS
- a CDS encoding FAD-dependent oxidoreductase, translated to MEEQQVRPVQLRLRIHIEGHDSIEAESIVIATGASFKTLGIPGEEANFGRGVSTCATCSSYYATDKKVIVVVGGDSALEDALYLTRYATEVTIVHRRSELRASKGMQDRAQQSGKIKWMLDATPLEVLNDEGRVAGLKVQNHRTGAEETIPAERIYVVIGSTPNTAFLEGQLPVSKRGHLLVKPGTTETEIDGIFACGDVQDARYGQIASAVGSGCMAASDVERYLNGIDG
- a CDS encoding VOC family protein, whose product is MTKTNQNIVPHLWYDKEANEAAEFYASIFPDSKITNITTLHDTPSGDSDVVSFELWGQKFMAISAGPLFKFNPSVSFIVNFDPSREKDAREKINEVWNKLSEGGTALMPLDKYPFSERYGWIQDKYGLSWQLIFTNTEGEERPTIVPSLMFVGDKCGKAEEAINFYLSVFKNSKQGLIARYPQGMEPDKEGTIMFSDFMLENQWFAAMDSAREHKFSFNEAISFMVYCDKQKEIDYYWDKLTAVPDAEQCGWLKDKYGLSWQIVPREMNETMSKGTPEQIARVTKAFLKMKKFDLAELEKAYKG
- a CDS encoding GNAT family N-acetyltransferase, producing the protein MIKLIKYDDLALFKKDVISFLEQYEAENNLVLGVLQSLSEKDESPLFMATAIKDNEIGLVLLQTHPREIILSKSVSFTSKEIHVIGEKLNNTIREIPGFIGEKKLTTELAMYISNVKGIQASVFMDQKIYKLEKVEKKTNTNGKLRRIIEKDHHTIKEWVYQFCNETNQSISIEEADSKAKVMINKGNLVAWEVNGELVSMAYATRPTQNNITISYVYTPISERKKGYASDCVSAFTQFLLDRGYKTTSLYTDLSNPTSNKIYIQIGYEAIMDSIVILFK